The genomic segment ATGTCTTCGAGCTCTTCCATGGTAATCGGGGTCGGAATGGTCCCTTGGCCCGAATTGGCATGGATCTTCTCGGCTAGCGCCCGATATTCCCCGGCCTGCTTGGAGTCCGGCGCGTACTGGATCACCGTCATCTTCCTGAGCTCGGCGTGCTGGACGATGTTGTCACGCGGCACAAAGTGGATGAGCTTGGAATTGAGCCTGGCAGCCAGCGCCTCGGAGAGGTCGAGCTCGCGGTCCGTCTGGCGCTCGTTACAGATCAGGCCGCCGAGCCGCACGCCGCCGGAATGGGCATATTTCAGGATGCCCTTGGCGATGTTGTTGGCGGCATAGAGCGCCATCATCTCGCCGGACATCACGATGTAGATCTCCTGGGCCTTGTTCTCACGGATCGGCATCGCGAAACCACCGCACACCACATCGCCAAGCACGTCATAGGAGACGTAGTCGACATCGTCATAAGCGCCGTTCTCCTCGAGGAAATTGATCGAGGTGATGACGCCGCGCCCGGCGCAGCCGACGCCCGGTTCCGGACCGCCGGACTCCACACACTTGATGCCCTTGTAGCCGGCCTTGAGCACGTCCTCGAGCTCAAGATCTTCCACCGAACCTTCCTGTGCTGCCAGATGCAGAACCGTGTCCTGTGCTTTGGCGTTCAGGATCAGCCGGGTGGAGTCGGCTTTCGGGTCGCATCCGACGATCAGGATCTTCTGCCCGAGGTCGACAAGCGCTGCGAGCGTATTTTGGGAGGTGGTGGACTTGCCGATCCCCCCTTTGCCGTAAAATGCGATTTGACGCAAATCTGACATATCGCCTTCCTTCTTTCGTTCCATCCATCGCTGAGTAAAAGGCCGGCAGCTCGCGCCGCCTCCCAGGGCAATCTTCAAAACCCGTGCCATGTGGGCCGATCGAGCCGAAGGAAAGATCTTTTTGTTGGGTTTCAGGAAGTTAGCCCGAGCCAGCACAGGAAACTGGCCAACCAACCCTAATGTCGCCGACAAGACAAAGCCGACAGACGGTGTCGTAAGGGCATCACTTGCACCGCTAGGGCGACCGCGCGGCAGGGCGACCGCGACTATCAGCAGGATCAAACGAAGCTCCGAAAACTGGAGACAATCGCACATCCCTGTAGCCAAGAGAGAAATGGCGTATCGCACGGGCGACGCTGCAAGCGCCCAGGTGATAGAGCTTTGCCTTGTGGCTGAACAAGCCAACTTCGATCGCGCAGGCCCGCAGCGCCCGACAGCTGGCCAAAAACAGCGCCAGGAGCTGCGACTGGGGCCACGCACGTGAGTATGTCGAGGGCATGTGGCGCATGTTGCAGCAGGACAAGCCGGATGGCCACGTCTTGGCGACCGGCGAGACGACGAGTGTCCGCCAATTTCACGAGCGGGCTTTTGCCGACGTGGACATTGCTTTGGAATGGAAGGCGTCAGGCGTCGACGAAATGGCTACGACTCCGCGTCCGGTGCCTGCCTTGTGGAAGGCGATCCTCGATACCTCCGCCCGACGGAAGTCGATCTTCTGCCGGTGATCCGACCAAGGCCCGCCAGAAGCTGGGCTGGCAACACAAGAACCCGGTTCGGAAGCTCGTCGCCGAGAAGGTGCGCGAGGTGTCAAGCACTGGAAGGCCCTGAACAGTCGGGAAGAGCTCTAAGTGTACGACTTGTCCAACAAGAAGATCTGGGTTGTCGGCCATCGCAGTATGGTCGGCAGTGCGCTTGTGCGCAGGCTCCGATGCCGTGCTCTGCGGCAGCCAGTATTTGCTGAGCGGTTTGACGATCTGCTGCCGCCCTATGACAGACGGACGCCTCGAGCATGTCGTTCACCAGTTGGCGCTTGGAGGACGCCCGGCGGCGCGGTTTGCCCAGCGGCTGATGCTTCCGTTAGAGACGACACCTTGCTCTGTGTCATCCGCAGACAAGGAACCGCCATCGACCCCGCCCTCGGTGATTGGTATCGACGACAAGCCGTGGCGGCGCAAGCACCACTACGGCACGAGGTGAATAATTCTCCATGTCGCATCGACGGTGAAAGCTATTCCGATGATCCCCTGATAGCAACAATCTGGACTTTGCGTTTGTCCATGTTCTTTGGCGGGAGAATGACATTGAACCGCGAAGCGCCTGCCCACAGTATCCGTGCACAGGTGTGACTACGTCGCGATTGCCAGAACGATCGCAGACAAGGTAGTCGCATCGCCTGCGAGGCTTCGGGGCATATGTCCCTGATAGTCCCGCTTGTCTCGAATATCTCACGCTTGACGTCTAAGCGTTCGCAGATCGAAAGGTCGGGATGTGTCATCGTGTGGGTCGGTCCGTCATCGAGGGTTAGATAGACGCACCGATCACTGGGCCGCCACCGTCTCTTCGGATAACTTCACCTATGGGACCATGCTCTTTCATAGCTCAGGGCCATTCCGCTCGATCAAGGTCCCCGATGGCCAGTCACTCATTGAGCATCCTATTGGGAATACTACCAGAATTACGTTTTCACAGCGCGTCGGCGGGAGG from the Rhizobium acidisoli genome contains:
- the nifH gene encoding nitrogenase iron protein, with amino-acid sequence MSDLRQIAFYGKGGIGKSTTSQNTLAALVDLGQKILIVGCDPKADSTRLILNAKAQDTVLHLAAQEGSVEDLELEDVLKAGYKGIKCVESGGPEPGVGCAGRGVITSINFLEENGAYDDVDYVSYDVLGDVVCGGFAMPIRENKAQEIYIVMSGEMMALYAANNIAKGILKYAHSGGVRLGGLICNERQTDRELDLSEALAARLNSKLIHFVPRDNIVQHAELRKMTVIQYAPDSKQAGEYRALAEKIHANSGQGTIPTPITMEELEDMLLDFGIMKSDEQMLAELQAKESAVAAAQ